From the genome of Triticum aestivum cultivar Chinese Spring chromosome 3B, IWGSC CS RefSeq v2.1, whole genome shotgun sequence, one region includes:
- the LOC123072920 gene encoding E3 SUMO-protein ligase SIZ1 isoform X1: MGDLASTCKDKLAYFRIKELKDVLIHLSLPKHGKKQELVDRILALLSDDQAQWHLGRGRKNAPSKEAVVKIVDDIYSRKMQVHGPPDLVVSQSQLPVTTDFNRIIKAKKEQLGPDSGCLCGQSFVLGNVVKCDDCQVQQHMDCVLIPEKPAVGVRPEAPEHYYCQLCRLIRADPYWITIGNPLLPVRLITNDGMNVPQSVDRTFLLTRAERETVQRVEYDIQVWCMLLNDKVQFRMHWPQNADLQVNGIQVRVVPRPSTQLLGINGRDDGPVITTFCREGQNKIVLTSDDARPFCFGIRIAKRRTVDQVLNLVPKEVDGESFEDSLARVCRCLRGGNTADDADSDSDLEVVADFFPVSLRCPNSGSRIRTAGRFKPCAHMGSFDLQTFVELNQRSRKWQCPTCLKNYSVESLIIDRYFNRIASLVRNCSEDVTEIDVKPDGSWRVKGDVADIKLSLWHLPDGSLCELKQDTKPVAGDVKSETSKIGSRGNVGLNGLWEASKAVDINPSKPMSSSHTGIYRDGDYQSVSECSTQIGEMYRVDDRPQQQLEDADVIVLSDSDDDNVVTVSPPAAYSDVGGLGFAPISAPGVAESYQEGGVVGGLGLDLFNDNSDIFDITSWSAQPQPEQGFNFFGTDVLLGSHNSSDAAPSAYTLGCHAGSSDTSMVRDPSTCHVRTRSLVDNLLPFGNDDSSLRIFLPIQPSGVPVQEERNGHDNMSNGVQHVDDDEDEDWISLTLAAGGGNNEQSEAADTVSAQAQTAVEERRMEPADTLNPQAQMTVEERRMEPADVLNPQAQIAVEETRIEPADALNPQAQIAVEERTEPGDTLSPQEQVTVEERRTEPADIVNPQAQTAVEERRMEPADTVNRQAQIALEERRMEPSSDAEGSPPSLNDERRNKGNSKTRAEKIFSPPRQPRSVRPRLTTQQ; the protein is encoded by the exons GAGCTCGTCGACAGGATCCTCGCcctgctctccgacgaccaag CCCAATGGCATCTCGGTCGAGGGAGGAAGAATGCGCCGAGCAAGGAGGCAGTGGTCAAAATAGTCGACGACATATACAG CAGGAAGATGCAAGTCCACGGTCCTCCTGACCTCGTGGTATCCCAGAGCCAGCTGCCTGTCACGACGGATTTCAACCGCATCATCAAAGCCAAAAAGGAACAATTGGGCCCTGACTCTGGCTGCCTTTGTGGTCAATCCTTTGTTCTCGGGAATGTGGTCAAG TGCGACGATTGCCAAGTCCAGCAGCATATGGACTGTGTGCTCATTCCAGAGAAGCCTGCAGTGGGCGTCAGACCTGAAGCTCCAGAGCATTATTATTGTCAGTTGTGCCGACTAATCCGAGCAGACCC ATATTGGATTACTATTGGAAACCCTTTACTACCTGTGAGACTGATTACAAATGATGG AATGAATGTTCCTCAGAGTGTGGATAGAACTTTTCTACTTACTCGAGCTGAGAGGGAGACTGTTCAGAGAGTGGAATATGATATTCAG GTTTGGTGTATGCTTCTGAATGACAAAGTTCAGTTCAGGATGCACTGGCCTCAGAATGCAGACTTACAAGTGAACG GTATACAAGTGCGAGTAGTTCCCAGGCCTAGCACTCAGTTACTAGGGATTAATGGACGTGATGATGGGCCGGTG ATAACAACCTTTTGCCGAGAAGGACAGAATAAAATAGTTTTAACAAGTGATGATGCTCGACCATTTTGTTTTGGGATCAGAATCGCGAAGAGGAGGACAGTTGACCAG GTTCTAAACTTGGTGCCAAAGGAAGTTGATGGCGAGTCTTTTGAGGATTCTCTTGCTCGTGTTTGTCGTTGTCTCAGAGGTGGAAATACTGCAGATGATGCTGACAGCGATAGTGATTTGGAAGTGGTTGCCGACTTCTTTCCTGTCAGCCTGCGTTGTCCT AATAGTGGATCCCGGATAAGGACCGCGGGAAGGTTCAAGCCTTGTGCTCACATGGGCTCTTTTGATCTGCAAACTTTTGTAGAGCTGAATCAACGGTCACGAAAG TGGCAATGTCCAACATGTCTGAAGAATTATTCTGTTGAGAGCTTGATCATTGATCGGTATTTCAACCGGATCGCTTCTCTG GTTCGGAATTGCAGTGAAGATGTCACTGAGATAGATGTGAAGCCTGATGGCTCTTGGCGTGTGAAGGGTGATGTTGCAGATATAAAATTGTCCCTGTGGCACCTGCCTGACGGCTCCCTGTGTGAACTGAAACAAGACACTAAACCTGTTGCTGGTGATGTAAAATCTGAAACTTCAAAAATTGGCAGCAGGGGAAATGTAGGCCTTAATGGATTGTGGGAAGCTAGTAAAGCTGTTGACATAAATCCCTCAAAGCCTATGAGCAGTAGCCACACTGGAATTTACAGGGATGGGGACTACCAAAGTGTGAGCGAGTGCAGCACGCAAATTGGTGAGATGTACAGAGTTGATGACAGACCACAGCAACAGCTTGAAGATGCAGACGTCATCGTTCTCAGTGACTCCGATGATGACAATGTTGTGACAGTGTCTCCACCAGCTGCCTATAGTGATGTTGGTGGTTTGGGATTTGCTCCCATTTCTGCGCCGGGAGTTGCTGAAAGTTACCAGGAGGGTGGTGTAGTTGGGGGCCTTGGCCTTGATTTGTTCAACGACAACAGCGATATTTTTGACATAACTTCCTGGTCTGCGCAACCCCAACCAGAGCAAGGGTTCAATTTTTTCGGAACTGATGTTCTACTTGGTTCTCACAATTCATCTGATGCAGCGCCAAGTGCTTATACCCTTGGCTGCCACGCTGGCTCTAGTGATACTTCCATGGTTCGAGATCCTTCTACCTGCCATGTACGCACCAGAAGCTTGGTCGATAACCTGTTGCCTTTTGGCAATGATGATTCTTCTCTGCGAATTTTTCTTCCTATTCAACCATCTGGCGTTCCCGTTCAGGAAGAACGGAATGGGCATGATAACATGTCAAATGGGGTCCAGCATGTTGATGACGATGAAGACGAAGATTGGATATCTCTTACACTTGCGGCGGGTGGAGGTAATAATGAACAGTCTGAGGCAGCAGATACGGTGAGCGCACAAGCACAAACCGCAGTGGAAGAGAGAAGGATGGAACCAGCAGACACGctgaacccacaagcacaaatgaCAGTGGAAGAGAGAAGGATGGAACCAGCAGATGTGTTGAACCCGCAAGCACAAATTGCAGTGGAAGAGACAAGGATAGAACCAGCAGATGCGttgaacccacaagcacaaattgCAGTGGAAGAGAGGACAGAACCAGGGGATACGTTGAGCCCACAAGAACAAGTTACAGTGGAAGAGAGAAGGACGGAACCAGCAGACATTGTTAACCCACAAGCGCAAACTGCAGTGGAAGAAAGAAGAATGGAACCGGCAGATACGGTGAACCGACAAGCACAGATTGCACTGGAAGAGAGAAGGATGGAACCATCTAGTGATGCTG AAGGCTCGCCTCCCAGCTTGAATGATGAGAGGCGTAACAAAGGGAATTCAAAAACAAGGGCTGAAAAGATATTTTCTCCTCCGCGGCAGCCTCGATCCGTCAGGCCTCGACTAACGACACAGCAGTGA
- the LOC123072920 gene encoding E3 SUMO-protein ligase SIZ1 isoform X2, with protein MGDLASTCKDKLAYFRIKELKDVLIHLSLPKHGKKQELVDRILALLSDDQAQWHLGRGRKNAPSKEAVVKIVDDIYRKMQVHGPPDLVVSQSQLPVTTDFNRIIKAKKEQLGPDSGCLCGQSFVLGNVVKCDDCQVQQHMDCVLIPEKPAVGVRPEAPEHYYCQLCRLIRADPYWITIGNPLLPVRLITNDGMNVPQSVDRTFLLTRAERETVQRVEYDIQVWCMLLNDKVQFRMHWPQNADLQVNGIQVRVVPRPSTQLLGINGRDDGPVITTFCREGQNKIVLTSDDARPFCFGIRIAKRRTVDQVLNLVPKEVDGESFEDSLARVCRCLRGGNTADDADSDSDLEVVADFFPVSLRCPNSGSRIRTAGRFKPCAHMGSFDLQTFVELNQRSRKWQCPTCLKNYSVESLIIDRYFNRIASLVRNCSEDVTEIDVKPDGSWRVKGDVADIKLSLWHLPDGSLCELKQDTKPVAGDVKSETSKIGSRGNVGLNGLWEASKAVDINPSKPMSSSHTGIYRDGDYQSVSECSTQIGEMYRVDDRPQQQLEDADVIVLSDSDDDNVVTVSPPAAYSDVGGLGFAPISAPGVAESYQEGGVVGGLGLDLFNDNSDIFDITSWSAQPQPEQGFNFFGTDVLLGSHNSSDAAPSAYTLGCHAGSSDTSMVRDPSTCHVRTRSLVDNLLPFGNDDSSLRIFLPIQPSGVPVQEERNGHDNMSNGVQHVDDDEDEDWISLTLAAGGGNNEQSEAADTVSAQAQTAVEERRMEPADTLNPQAQMTVEERRMEPADVLNPQAQIAVEETRIEPADALNPQAQIAVEERTEPGDTLSPQEQVTVEERRTEPADIVNPQAQTAVEERRMEPADTVNRQAQIALEERRMEPSSDAEGSPPSLNDERRNKGNSKTRAEKIFSPPRQPRSVRPRLTTQQ; from the exons GAGCTCGTCGACAGGATCCTCGCcctgctctccgacgaccaag CCCAATGGCATCTCGGTCGAGGGAGGAAGAATGCGCCGAGCAAGGAGGCAGTGGTCAAAATAGTCGACGACATATACAG GAAGATGCAAGTCCACGGTCCTCCTGACCTCGTGGTATCCCAGAGCCAGCTGCCTGTCACGACGGATTTCAACCGCATCATCAAAGCCAAAAAGGAACAATTGGGCCCTGACTCTGGCTGCCTTTGTGGTCAATCCTTTGTTCTCGGGAATGTGGTCAAG TGCGACGATTGCCAAGTCCAGCAGCATATGGACTGTGTGCTCATTCCAGAGAAGCCTGCAGTGGGCGTCAGACCTGAAGCTCCAGAGCATTATTATTGTCAGTTGTGCCGACTAATCCGAGCAGACCC ATATTGGATTACTATTGGAAACCCTTTACTACCTGTGAGACTGATTACAAATGATGG AATGAATGTTCCTCAGAGTGTGGATAGAACTTTTCTACTTACTCGAGCTGAGAGGGAGACTGTTCAGAGAGTGGAATATGATATTCAG GTTTGGTGTATGCTTCTGAATGACAAAGTTCAGTTCAGGATGCACTGGCCTCAGAATGCAGACTTACAAGTGAACG GTATACAAGTGCGAGTAGTTCCCAGGCCTAGCACTCAGTTACTAGGGATTAATGGACGTGATGATGGGCCGGTG ATAACAACCTTTTGCCGAGAAGGACAGAATAAAATAGTTTTAACAAGTGATGATGCTCGACCATTTTGTTTTGGGATCAGAATCGCGAAGAGGAGGACAGTTGACCAG GTTCTAAACTTGGTGCCAAAGGAAGTTGATGGCGAGTCTTTTGAGGATTCTCTTGCTCGTGTTTGTCGTTGTCTCAGAGGTGGAAATACTGCAGATGATGCTGACAGCGATAGTGATTTGGAAGTGGTTGCCGACTTCTTTCCTGTCAGCCTGCGTTGTCCT AATAGTGGATCCCGGATAAGGACCGCGGGAAGGTTCAAGCCTTGTGCTCACATGGGCTCTTTTGATCTGCAAACTTTTGTAGAGCTGAATCAACGGTCACGAAAG TGGCAATGTCCAACATGTCTGAAGAATTATTCTGTTGAGAGCTTGATCATTGATCGGTATTTCAACCGGATCGCTTCTCTG GTTCGGAATTGCAGTGAAGATGTCACTGAGATAGATGTGAAGCCTGATGGCTCTTGGCGTGTGAAGGGTGATGTTGCAGATATAAAATTGTCCCTGTGGCACCTGCCTGACGGCTCCCTGTGTGAACTGAAACAAGACACTAAACCTGTTGCTGGTGATGTAAAATCTGAAACTTCAAAAATTGGCAGCAGGGGAAATGTAGGCCTTAATGGATTGTGGGAAGCTAGTAAAGCTGTTGACATAAATCCCTCAAAGCCTATGAGCAGTAGCCACACTGGAATTTACAGGGATGGGGACTACCAAAGTGTGAGCGAGTGCAGCACGCAAATTGGTGAGATGTACAGAGTTGATGACAGACCACAGCAACAGCTTGAAGATGCAGACGTCATCGTTCTCAGTGACTCCGATGATGACAATGTTGTGACAGTGTCTCCACCAGCTGCCTATAGTGATGTTGGTGGTTTGGGATTTGCTCCCATTTCTGCGCCGGGAGTTGCTGAAAGTTACCAGGAGGGTGGTGTAGTTGGGGGCCTTGGCCTTGATTTGTTCAACGACAACAGCGATATTTTTGACATAACTTCCTGGTCTGCGCAACCCCAACCAGAGCAAGGGTTCAATTTTTTCGGAACTGATGTTCTACTTGGTTCTCACAATTCATCTGATGCAGCGCCAAGTGCTTATACCCTTGGCTGCCACGCTGGCTCTAGTGATACTTCCATGGTTCGAGATCCTTCTACCTGCCATGTACGCACCAGAAGCTTGGTCGATAACCTGTTGCCTTTTGGCAATGATGATTCTTCTCTGCGAATTTTTCTTCCTATTCAACCATCTGGCGTTCCCGTTCAGGAAGAACGGAATGGGCATGATAACATGTCAAATGGGGTCCAGCATGTTGATGACGATGAAGACGAAGATTGGATATCTCTTACACTTGCGGCGGGTGGAGGTAATAATGAACAGTCTGAGGCAGCAGATACGGTGAGCGCACAAGCACAAACCGCAGTGGAAGAGAGAAGGATGGAACCAGCAGACACGctgaacccacaagcacaaatgaCAGTGGAAGAGAGAAGGATGGAACCAGCAGATGTGTTGAACCCGCAAGCACAAATTGCAGTGGAAGAGACAAGGATAGAACCAGCAGATGCGttgaacccacaagcacaaattgCAGTGGAAGAGAGGACAGAACCAGGGGATACGTTGAGCCCACAAGAACAAGTTACAGTGGAAGAGAGAAGGACGGAACCAGCAGACATTGTTAACCCACAAGCGCAAACTGCAGTGGAAGAAAGAAGAATGGAACCGGCAGATACGGTGAACCGACAAGCACAGATTGCACTGGAAGAGAGAAGGATGGAACCATCTAGTGATGCTG AAGGCTCGCCTCCCAGCTTGAATGATGAGAGGCGTAACAAAGGGAATTCAAAAACAAGGGCTGAAAAGATATTTTCTCCTCCGCGGCAGCCTCGATCCGTCAGGCCTCGACTAACGACACAGCAGTGA